Proteins from one Mercurialis annua linkage group LG7, ddMerAnnu1.2, whole genome shotgun sequence genomic window:
- the LOC126656568 gene encoding tetraspanin-18, translating into MKRNCCHISLAFLLKFFNFLQAFIGISIILYSAWMLNQWNHRAPPPPSPPAPIAPSPYSFDSHSLRPLNLFADVAFRLGDDDDGLGLDLYSAKLPAPWFIYSFMGVGVILCSVTLIGCIAAEAINGCCLCFYTILKILLILLESALVAFIAIDRRWEKDLPIDPTGELESLRSFIEENVDICKWVGITVIVIQALSLLLAIVLRAMSSTRRSDSEFEDDYESARGRSWEPLLNQSGQTSGSGIHSDIWSSRMREKYGLNSGDKTNALNQNVSRA; encoded by the exons atgaaaCGCAATTGCTGTCACATATCATTAGCATTCTTGCTTAAATTCTTCAATTTCCTTCAAGCATTCATAGgaatttcaattatattatacTCAGCATGGATGCTTAATCAATGGAACCATCGAGCTCCGCCGCCTCCATCTCCGCCGGCGCCAATAGCTCCGTCTCCTTATTCTTTTGACTCTCACTCTCTTCGACCGCTTAATCTCTTTGCTGACGTGGCTTTTCGGTTGGGTGACGATGATGATGGTCTCGGTCTTGATTTATATTCTGCCAAGCTTCCAGCTCCATG GTTTATTTATTCGTTTATGGGAGTGGGCGTCATATTGTGTAGTGTTACTCTCATCGGTTGCATTGCAGCTGAGGCTATTAACGGCTGTTGCCTGTGCTTT TACACTATACTGAAAATATTGCTCATTCTGCTAGAATCAGCATTGGTGGCTTTTATTGCTATTGATCGCCGTTGGGAGAAG GATCTTCCTATTGATCCGACTGGCGAACTCGAAAGCCTTCGGTCTTTTATTGAAGAAAATGTGGATATATGTAAATGGGTTGGCATTACAGTGATCGTAATACAG GCACTATCTCTATTACTTGCGATAGTATTGCGAGCAATGAGTTCAACTCGTAGATCAGATTCAGAATTTGAGGATGATTATGAGAGTGCTAGAGGTAGGTCTTGGGAACCGCTTCTAAATCAATCAGGTCAAACCTCAGGGTCAGGGATTCACTCAGACATCTGGAGCTCACGGATGCGAGAGAAG TACGGGCTGAACAGCGGTGACAAAACTAATGCACTGAATCAAAATGTGTCAAGAGCGTGA
- the LOC126655495 gene encoding 3-hydroxy-3-methylglutaryl-coenzyme A reductase 1, with amino-acid sequence MDTSRRPPSEPSRPPVNRNGRIHQRKPVEDRSPSPTRKASDALPVPLYLTNAIFFSLFFSVAYYLLHRWRDKIRNSTPLHVVTLSEIIAIVSLIASFIYLLGFFGIDFVQSFIARASPDAWDLDDSDPNYLINEDHRLLTCPPAALRIPEPGITHAAASEEDEEIVKSVIDGTIPSYSLESKLGDCKRAATVRRLALQRMMGRSLEGLPLEGFDYESILGQCCEMPVGYVQIPVGIAGPLLLDGREYSVPMATTEGCLVASTNRGCKAIYFSGGATSVLLKDGMTRAPVVRFGSVTRAADLKFFLENPDNFDTLSVVFNRSSRFAKLQGIRCSIAGKNLYMRFRCGTGDAMGMNMVSKGVQNVLDFLQNDFPDMDVIGISGNFCSDKKPAAVNWIEGRGKSVVCEAIIKEEVVKKVLKTNVASLVELNMLKNLAGSAVAGALGGFNAHAGNIVSAIFIATGQDPAQNVESSHCITMMEAVNDGQDLHISVTMPSIEVGTIGGGTQLASQSACLNLLGVKGANREAPGSNSRLLATIIAGSVLAGELSLMSAIAAGQLVKSHMKYNRSSKDITKAAL; translated from the exons ATGGACACCAGCCGGCGTCCTCCGTCTGAACCATCACGTCCCCCCGTCAACCGCAACGGGCGGATCCACCAACGGAAGCCAGTGGAGGACCGTTCTCCGTCGCCGACTCGAAAAGCATCGGACGCTCTTCCAGTACCGCTGTACCTGACAAATGCAATATTCTTCAGCTTATTCTTCTCCGTCGCCTATTACCTTCTCCACCGGTGGCGCGACAAGATCCGCAATTCCACTCCGCTTCACGTCGTTACGCTCTCCGAAATTATCGCCATTGTCTCTCTCATTGCCTCTTTCATTTACCTGCTCGGTTTTTTCGGAATCGATTTTGTCCAGTCATTCATCGCACGCGCTTCTCCTGACGCGTGGGACCTCGACGATTCCGATCCTAATTACCTCATCAACGAAGATCACCGCCTTCTTACTTGCCCGCCTGCCGCATTGCGCATTCCGGAGCCCGGAATTACGCATGCAGCCGCCTCCGAGGAAGACGAAGAGATTGTGAAGTCCGTAATCGATGGAACCATTCCGTCTTATTCGCTTGAATCGAAGCTGGGCGACTGCAAACGCGCTGCCACAGTGAGGCGGCTGGCCTTGCAGAGGATGATGGGGCGGTCGCTCGAGGGTTTGCCGCTAGAAGGATTCGATTATGAGTCGATTTTAGGGCAATGCTGCGAAATGCCAGTCGGGTACGTGCAGATTCCGGTCGGCATCGCGGGGCCGCTGTTGCTAGACGGGCGGGAGTACTCTGTTCCGATGGCGACTACAGAGGGTTGTTTGGTAGCGAGTACTAACAGAGGGTGTAAAGCGATCTACTTTTCGGGTGGGGCGACCAGCGTGCTGCTCAAGGATGGTATGACCAGAGCGCCTGTCGTTAGATTTGGGTCCGTCACAAGAGCTGCTGATTTGAAGTTTTTCTTGGAGAATCCTGACAATTTTGATACATTATCCGTCGTTTTTAATAG GTCAAGCAGATTCGCAAAGCTTCAAGGTATTCGATGCTCTATTGCCGGTAAGAATCTATACATGAGATTCAGATGCGGCACTGGCGATGCTATGGGGATGAATATGGTCTCCAAAGGGGTTCAAAACGTTCTCGACTTTCTTCAAAATGATTTTCCTGATATGGATGTTATTGGCATCTCAG GAAACTTTTGTTCGGACAAAAAGCCTGCTGCTGTAAACTGGATTGAAGGACGTGGCAAGTCGGTTGTTTGTGAGGCAATTATCAAGGAAGAGGTAGTGAAGAAGGTGTTGAAAACTAATGTTGCTTCCCTTGTTGAACTCAACATGCTCAAGAATCTTGCTGGTTCTGCTGTTGCCGGTGCTTTGGGTGGATTTAATGCCCATGCAGGCAACATAGTCTCTGCAATCTTTATTGCTACCGGCCAGGATCCAGCACAGAATGTAGAGAGCTCTCACTGCATTACCATGATGGAAGCTGTCAATGATGGACAAGATCTTCACATTTCCGTGACCATGCCATCCATTGAG GTGGGTACAATCGGGGGCGGAACTCAGCTTGCATCTCAGTCTGCTTGCCTTAATTTACTTGGTGTGAAGGGTGCAAATAGAGAGGCGCCAGGATCAAACTCAAGGCTCCTAGCTACCATTATAGCTGGCTCAGTTTTGGCTGGTGAGCTCTCCCTGATGTCCGCCATTGCAGCCGGGCAGCTTGTGAAGAGTCACATGAAGTACAACAGGTCCAGCAAAGATATCACTAAAGCTGCATTGTAA